A DNA window from Calliphora vicina chromosome 1, idCalVici1.1, whole genome shotgun sequence contains the following coding sequences:
- the LOC135963294 gene encoding uncharacterized protein LOC135963294 — MNINCETILDFYMHKNKKILCQIKVSPTKSRKFKNTCRCLTQEQWNTFDKELEKLINTTDDWNDEKCFKFNIKSYIEVKVQKSKLSLKHFYKCLGAIDECDGEVIEADYVLECLLNFQLEVPFSTFLESQEYEPQTETSPDKLCSPLSYEPYTPSKKKYQAESIDTIKTPGIDYLEYDEDTYSPKPIFQVVDSDPLLTEKIPRYTPAPIRDTRSSIKKSTQRDLPCSSSKESKISSKLDLLGEVIVETEDEIDSPEKTKSLRSKLNKKKSKKREIEYIPKSQEYAVVDVPVYIPTPIEETTHRKVNKTDHDIRKHKKRSMTIDEYPRLLLLDENSREKNITVKEHISGKDKHSRYDNRKIKSRSYTIDEIPSGFSINMEKPKSKNLPEESREKQCKKFESIEKSTSHKSKDKKSDLNVNISSTKEKHKLSEKKPEVIIRASSSSEDEFLAVVAKSKKSSIRKSKASDDDFEDGNKIDKNTKLSQSNDNANNLNISISSATESATDTSLQKLKRGRKQKESGTDDNKSLRRSERSPSKPVRFIEEQHDLLRSKKPIKTKTSPKNKELFGTDDDEYEELFDNNNGTNIKNDKKLKSSVFETPVSKKSTKSASSSSSSSSSTKKKRKRDKSSECEQEKRDMNTWLSKKKTSSSDKDSKQASTSKSSSSSKCRPLKMSKKEKSKNTEVDTESRPKSETHPPSFELPSKEEMELMRNKTKLTQKENAIIRAELDKMRTSPPKEVEILSLQSVPVEDILNTFSKYKSELDEIYENNCKRDYIKGHDGINHCFVIRLLQPNIQMKMLEMLTDVYSNTKSTTQATLYANALLPEWVIRVYMEKFNFSRQQAINQIKAQEAFQLHMEEQSDNSFMFD; from the exons ATGAATATAAATTGTGAAACTATTTTGGATTTTTACATG cacaaaaacaaaaaaatattgtgtcaAATTAAAGTGTCGCCCACCAAAAgccgaaaattcaaaaacactTGTAGATGTTTGACACAAGAACAATGGAACACATTCGATAAAGAACTGGAGAAACTCATTAACACAACTGACGATTGGAATGATGAGAAgtgctttaaatttaatataaaatcttaCATTGAGGTTAAGGTACAGAAatcaaaattatcattaaaacatttttacaaatgtttagGTGCAATTGATGAGTGTGATGGGGAGGTTATTGAAGCCGATTATGTTTTGGAGTGTCTCTTGAATTTTCAACTGGAA gttccATTTAGTACATTCCTCGAGTCACAAGAATATGAACCACAAACAGAAACTTCACCAGATAAATTATGCAGCCCATTATCCTACGAACCGTATACGCCATCTAAGAAAAAATATCAAGCGGAGAGTATCGACACTATTAAAACTCCTGGAATAGATTATCTTGAATATGACGAGGACACATATTCGCCAAAACCCATATTTCAAGTAGTCGATAGTGACCCTCtattaacagaaaaaatacCTAGATATACACCAGCACCGATTAGGGACACGCGCAGTTCAATTAAAAAATCCACACAGCGAGATCTGCCCTGCAGTAGTTCAAAGGAAAGTAAAATATCCTCTAAGCTAGATCTTTTAGGTGAAGTTATTGTTGAAACTGAAGATGAAATTGATTCTCCGGAAAAAACTAAATCCTTGCGATCCAAATTGAATAAGAAGAAATCGAAAAAAAGGGAAATTGAATACATACCGAAAAGTCAAGAATATGCTGTAGTCGATGTGCCTGTTTATATTCCAACTCCTATAGAGGAGACCACTCACCGAAAAGTTAATAAAACAGATCACGACATCAGGAAACATAAAAAACGATCCATGACAATAGATGAATATCCAAGACTATTATTACTTGACGAAAATTCaagggaaaaaaatataaccgtAAAAGAACACATTAGTGGCAAGGATAAACATAGCCGTTATGACAACAGAAAGATTAAAAGTCGTTCTTATACTATTGATGAAATCCCATCAGGATTTTCCATCAATATGGAAAAACCAAAATCAAAGAACTTGCCAGAGGAGAGCAGAGAAAagcaatgtaaaaaatttgaatCCATAGAGAAGAGTACGTCTCACAAATCAAAGGACAAGAAAAGTGATTTAAACGTAAATATTTcttcaacaaaagaaaaacacaaactgTCAGAAAAGAAACCTGAAGTAATAATAAGAGCTTCTTCATCGAGTGAAGATGAATTTTTGGCTGTGGttgcaaaatctaaaaagtCTTCAATAAGGAAATCAAAAGCGAGTGATGATGATTTCGAAGACGgaaataaaattgataaaaatacaaaactatCACAATCAAATGACaatgcaaataatttaaatatatctaTTTCATCTGCCACCGAATCGGCCACAGATACATCcctacaaaaactaaaaagaggaagaaaacaaaaagaaagCGGCACTGATGACAACAAATCCTTAAGACGTTCTGAACGATCTCCCAGCAAACCAGTTAGATTCATAGAGGAACAACATGACCTGTTACGAAGTAAAAAGCCGATAAAAACCAAAACTTCACCCAAAAACAAAGAACTTTTCGGCACAGACGACGATGAATACGAGGAGCTTTTTGATAACAATAACGGTACAAACATTAAAAACGACAAGAAATTAAAATCATCAGTATTCGAAACCCCTGTAAGTAAGAAATCCACTAAGAgtgcatcatcatcatcatcgtcatcctCATCAACGAAAAAGAAACGCAAAAGAGATAAAAGTAGTGAATGTGAACAGGAAAAACGTGACATGAATACCTGGTTGTCCAAGAAAAAAACATCATCATCAGATAAAGATTCAAAACAGGCATCAACAtcaaaatcatcatcatcatctaaaTGTCGACCcctaaaaatgtcaaaaaaagaaaaatcaaaaaatactgAAGTTGACACAGAGAGTCGTCCGAAATCTGAGACGCACCCGCCTTCTTTTGAATTGCCATCAAAGGAAGAAATGGAATTGAtgcgaaataaaacaaaattaacgcAAAAAGAAAATGCAATAATCAGAGCAGAATTAGATAAAATGCGTACTTCACCGCCCAAAGAAGtagaaatttt GTCTCTGCAAAGTGTCCCCGTGGAGGACATATTGAACAcgttttcaaaatacaaatcagAACTAGATGAAATCTATGAGAATAATTGCAAGAGAGATTATATCAAAGGACATGACGGCATAAATCATTGTTTTGTGATAAGATTACTGCAACCAAATATCCAGATGAAAATGTTGGAAATGCTAACAGATGTTTATAGTAACACGAAGAGCACAACC CAAGCAACCTTATATGCCAATGCCCTTCTCCCCGAGTGGGTAATACGTGTgtatatggaaaaatttaatttttcgcgCCAGCAGGCAATTAATCAAATCAAAGCACAAGAAGCATTTCAACTGCATATGGAAGAACAAAGTGATAACTCTTTTATGTTCgattaa